The following are encoded in a window of Telmatobacter sp. DSM 110680 genomic DNA:
- a CDS encoding TIGR00266 family protein produces the protein MQTRIQGTTMPVLDVQLDPNESVFSESGELSWMTGSIQMTTHTQMGGGGGLFGVLKRVAGGGSLFMTEYRANQYPGEVSFATKVPGHIVPVQLGQGQEYLVHRHGFLCATPQVTISVGFQQSLGAGIFGGSGFMLQRIGGLGTAWLELSGELVMKNLAPGEVLLVHPGHVGAFQASVGFQITMVPGIKNMIFGGDGIFLAVLTGPGTIWLQTLPISRLAHQISEYLPSMDRRQVGNTAGGAILGGVIGSILGNDQ, from the coding sequence ATGCAGACCCGGATTCAAGGCACCACCATGCCCGTACTCGATGTGCAACTTGACCCTAACGAGAGCGTCTTCTCTGAGAGCGGCGAACTCTCCTGGATGACCGGTTCCATCCAGATGACGACCCATACGCAGATGGGCGGAGGGGGCGGATTATTCGGCGTCCTGAAGCGCGTTGCTGGCGGCGGAAGCCTCTTCATGACCGAGTACCGTGCCAATCAGTACCCGGGCGAAGTCTCCTTTGCCACCAAGGTCCCCGGACACATCGTGCCAGTTCAGTTAGGCCAGGGTCAGGAATACCTGGTGCATCGTCACGGCTTTCTTTGCGCCACGCCGCAAGTCACCATTAGTGTCGGATTCCAACAATCACTAGGCGCAGGAATTTTCGGCGGCAGCGGATTCATGCTGCAGAGAATCGGCGGCCTTGGCACGGCGTGGCTTGAACTTTCCGGCGAACTTGTAATGAAAAACCTCGCTCCCGGCGAAGTCCTGCTGGTGCACCCCGGCCACGTTGGAGCGTTTCAGGCATCGGTCGGCTTCCAGATAACGATGGTTCCCGGCATCAAGAACATGATCTTCGGAGGGGATGGCATCTTCCTCGCAGTCCTCACCGGGCCAGGGACGATTTGGCTCCAGACGCTGCCCATATCCCGTTTGGCGCATCAGATTAGCGAGTACCTTCCGTCGATGGACCGCCGCCAGGTAGGCAATACAGCGGGGGGTGCCATCCTCGGAGGCGTAATCGGCTCCATCCTGGGCAATGACCAGTGA
- the bglX gene encoding beta-glucosidase BglX, with protein sequence MHLAASGEVTNGSGPSGDNDCAGRFLTGSTQTVYHFPDMMKSSFCAVPHAVFLMLFAGFAVAASSAQDHSTPNSQLASKDIDTKVEALLKQMTLDEKIGQTVQYSAGFATGPSASNLTYDELVAKGQVGSMLNVVGAERTNRYQHIAVEKSRLHIPILFGLDVIHGHHTTFPVPLAIAASWDPQAAETVARVAAEEARADGIAWVFSPMVDIARDPRWGRIIESNGEDPYLSSALARAWVNGYQQGDLSKPDSVAACVKHFAAYGAAIAGRDYNAVDMSVLTLRQVYLKPYHAAVDAGVATVMTSFNSINGVPATADPFTLTQILRKEWRFDGFVVSDWGAVGELKNHSIGDGPTVARKALLAGTDMDMEGDLYGTVIAAQVRSGKISEKVIDEAVRRILRVKFALGLFDHPFTNVGSAYSPTTDRRETARKVADETMVLLKNDPVEGAGALLPLSAKAKTVALIGPMADDALDLLGAWTVAGNPKDVITLKSALADRLGDKLIFAPGCGLLSGEDEKTLKSVSFTGTATSADQSITDDDKTIAEAVETARKSDVAILALGESTNWMEGEASSRAHLGFTGNQEKLLEAVVATGKPVILVVLAGRPLELKWAAEHVPAILEAWSPGIEAGPAVADVLFGDVNPSGKLPSSFPRAVGQEPLYYAQMPTGRPAHGDLAILPRNAAEKFVSRYMDEPNSALFPFGWGLSYTRFSYSKPAIDRAAVPVREVADIHQPIATVSVDVSNTGSVKGTEVVQLYVRNTEASVEQPVRELKGFARVTLNPGETKHVTFPLGFDELNFYGVDAKKTIEPTTYDIWVGGNSLATSETMLKITD encoded by the coding sequence GTGCATCTGGCGGCCTCCGGCGAAGTAACCAACGGCTCTGGTCCCTCAGGAGACAATGACTGCGCAGGCCGATTTCTGACTGGCTCGACTCAAACGGTTTATCATTTTCCGGACATGATGAAGTCCAGTTTTTGCGCGGTCCCACATGCAGTCTTTCTCATGCTGTTTGCCGGGTTTGCTGTGGCTGCTTCTTCCGCCCAGGACCATTCCACGCCCAATTCTCAGTTGGCCTCCAAGGACATCGATACCAAGGTCGAAGCTCTGCTGAAACAGATGACGCTCGACGAAAAAATTGGGCAGACTGTGCAATATTCAGCGGGATTTGCAACCGGCCCTTCCGCCTCAAACCTGACCTATGACGAATTGGTCGCCAAAGGCCAGGTGGGTTCCATGCTCAACGTGGTCGGCGCCGAGCGCACCAACCGCTATCAACACATCGCCGTGGAGAAGTCGCGCCTTCATATTCCCATTCTCTTCGGGCTCGACGTCATCCACGGCCACCACACCACGTTTCCCGTGCCGTTGGCCATCGCGGCAAGCTGGGATCCCCAGGCTGCGGAAACCGTAGCGCGCGTAGCCGCTGAAGAAGCTCGCGCCGACGGCATTGCCTGGGTCTTCTCGCCCATGGTCGATATTGCGCGCGATCCACGCTGGGGCCGCATCATCGAGTCCAACGGTGAAGATCCTTATCTCAGCTCAGCTTTGGCGCGCGCCTGGGTCAATGGTTATCAGCAGGGCGATCTATCGAAACCGGATTCCGTGGCCGCATGCGTTAAGCATTTCGCTGCATATGGCGCGGCCATTGCCGGCCGGGACTACAACGCCGTCGACATGAGCGTATTGACTCTGCGGCAGGTTTATCTCAAGCCCTATCACGCCGCCGTTGATGCAGGCGTGGCTACCGTGATGACGTCGTTCAATTCCATCAACGGAGTCCCAGCGACAGCAGATCCGTTTACCCTTACCCAGATTCTTCGTAAGGAATGGCGTTTCGATGGCTTTGTCGTGTCCGACTGGGGCGCGGTTGGAGAGCTTAAAAACCATTCCATCGGCGATGGTCCTACAGTAGCTCGCAAGGCTCTGCTTGCGGGCACCGATATGGACATGGAAGGAGATCTGTATGGCACTGTAATCGCCGCGCAGGTACGCTCCGGCAAAATTTCTGAGAAAGTCATCGACGAAGCTGTGCGCCGCATTCTGCGCGTGAAATTTGCCCTTGGGCTCTTTGATCACCCTTTCACAAATGTAGGCTCCGCGTATTCGCCCACAACGGATCGTCGCGAAACTGCGCGAAAAGTCGCAGACGAGACTATGGTCTTGCTGAAGAATGATCCGGTCGAGGGAGCAGGTGCTCTGTTGCCGCTTAGCGCAAAAGCAAAGACGGTGGCACTCATCGGTCCCATGGCAGATGATGCGCTTGACCTGCTCGGTGCATGGACGGTCGCAGGCAATCCCAAAGATGTAATCACACTGAAGTCGGCACTCGCCGACCGCCTCGGAGACAAGCTGATCTTCGCGCCGGGTTGCGGTTTGCTGTCAGGCGAAGACGAAAAGACTCTCAAGAGCGTCAGCTTCACCGGAACGGCAACATCTGCGGATCAGTCCATCACGGACGACGACAAGACGATTGCCGAGGCAGTAGAAACGGCACGTAAGTCCGATGTGGCCATCCTCGCGCTTGGCGAATCAACTAACTGGATGGAGGGCGAGGCATCCAGTCGTGCGCATCTCGGCTTCACCGGCAATCAGGAGAAACTTCTTGAGGCTGTCGTTGCCACGGGCAAGCCGGTGATCCTTGTTGTGCTGGCGGGCAGGCCGCTCGAATTGAAATGGGCCGCCGAACACGTCCCCGCAATTCTCGAAGCGTGGAGCCCCGGTATCGAAGCCGGTCCGGCTGTTGCGGATGTGCTCTTCGGTGACGTAAATCCGTCCGGCAAGCTCCCCTCCAGCTTTCCTCGCGCCGTGGGACAGGAACCGCTCTACTACGCCCAGATGCCAACTGGCCGTCCAGCCCATGGCGACTTGGCAATCTTGCCACGCAACGCGGCTGAGAAATTCGTCTCCCGTTACATGGATGAACCCAACTCCGCGCTCTTTCCATTCGGCTGGGGACTGAGTTACACGCGCTTCAGTTATTCCAAGCCTGCAATCGATCGTGCGGCAGTACCCGTGCGTGAAGTCGCCGACATTCATCAGCCTATTGCTACAGTCAGCGTGGACGTGAGCAACACGGGAAGCGTGAAGGGCACTGAGGTCGTGCAACTGTACGTTCGCAATACCGAGGCCAGTGTGGAACAGCCGGTGCGCGAGTTGAAAGGATTCGCACGCGTAACTCTCAATCCCGGCGAGACAAAGCACGTGACCTTTCCACTGGGATTCGACGAATTGAATTTCTACGGCGTGGATGCAAAGAAGACGATTGAACCGACTACCTACGACATCTGGGTCGGTGGCAACTCGCTGGCGACATCCGAGACGATGCTGAAAATCACCGATTGA
- a CDS encoding aconitate hydratase — protein MSTEIKNSFNSRATLKSGSKSYAIFRLPALSALGFDLSRLPFSLKILLENLLRREDGVNVTAADIEFLARWDAKAEPSREIAYMPARVLMQDFTGVPAIVDLGAMRDAIKTLGGDPERVNPLVPAELVIDHSVQVDEFGTPQAYEANSLLEFQRNRERYAFLKWGQTAFRNFSAVPPGMGICHQVNLEYLARVVFTTDVNGELQAYPDTLVGTDSHTTMINGLGVLGWGVGGIEAEAAMLGQAVSMLVPQVVGYKLTGKLREGATATDLVLTVTQALRKLGVVGKFVEFYGPGIAALPLADRATISNMAPEYGATCGIFPVDAETLRYLKLTGRSDEQIALVEAYYKEQELFHTESSPEAEYTQRLELDLAAVEPSVAGPKRPQDRVLLKDAAESFAKQLPSLLSPTAKPLGTRTASMWESSAVKDTALAVGSEDNEGPATSSAATKAAGQDKTFRSGPVTTTVKERFNIDPDKYLDHGSVVIAAITSCTNTSNPSVMMAAGILAKKAVEKGLTVPPWVKTSLAPGSRVVTDYYQKSGLLPYLEKLRFNVVGYGCTTCIGNSGPLPADVSKSIDEHGLVAVSVLSGNRNFEGRVNVDVRANYLMSPPLVVAYALAGRIGHNFDTEPLGKDKAGQPVYLKDIWPSQQEVAAAIEKGVSSAGFRNEYATVSDGDASWQGLSFPTGDVYKWEPDSTYIRQAPYFDGMKKQPEPVTDILNARVLAVLGDSVTTDHISPAGSIKANGPAGKYLAEHGVKPADFNSYGSRRGNHEVMVRGTFANVRLRNKLAPGTEGGVTRLLPEGEQMSIFDASVKYAERKTPLVILAGKEYGSGSSRDWAAKGPNLLGVRAVIAESFERIHRSNLVGMGILPLQFEEGQNVESLNLTGEEVYDFAGLTTLLKSKFANGHTLKVKAKGADGSVKAFDARVRIDTPQEIEYYEHGGILLYVLRQLATK, from the coding sequence ATGAGTACCGAGATCAAGAACAGCTTTAATAGCCGTGCCACTCTAAAATCTGGCTCCAAGTCGTACGCGATCTTCCGCCTACCAGCGCTGAGCGCGCTCGGATTCGATCTGAGCCGCCTGCCCTTCAGCCTGAAAATACTTCTTGAGAATCTGCTACGCCGCGAAGACGGCGTCAATGTAACCGCCGCCGATATCGAGTTCCTTGCCAGGTGGGATGCCAAGGCCGAGCCGAGCCGCGAAATCGCCTACATGCCCGCGCGCGTTCTAATGCAGGATTTCACCGGCGTCCCCGCGATCGTCGACCTCGGTGCAATGCGCGATGCCATCAAGACCCTCGGCGGCGATCCTGAACGCGTCAATCCGCTGGTCCCCGCTGAACTCGTCATCGATCACTCCGTACAGGTCGATGAATTTGGAACCCCTCAGGCATACGAAGCAAACTCACTCCTCGAATTCCAACGCAACCGTGAGCGCTACGCATTCCTGAAGTGGGGCCAGACCGCGTTTCGCAACTTCAGCGCCGTGCCTCCCGGAATGGGGATCTGTCACCAGGTCAATCTCGAATACCTCGCGCGCGTCGTTTTCACCACGGATGTGAATGGCGAGTTGCAAGCCTATCCCGACACGCTGGTTGGAACCGACTCCCACACCACCATGATCAACGGCCTCGGCGTTCTTGGATGGGGCGTCGGCGGCATTGAGGCTGAGGCGGCTATGCTCGGCCAGGCTGTCAGTATGCTCGTTCCTCAGGTCGTCGGCTACAAATTAACCGGCAAGCTGCGCGAAGGCGCCACCGCAACCGACCTCGTTCTCACCGTAACGCAAGCCCTGCGCAAGCTCGGCGTCGTTGGCAAGTTCGTCGAGTTCTACGGTCCGGGAATCGCCGCTCTTCCGCTCGCTGATCGCGCCACCATCAGCAACATGGCTCCCGAGTACGGTGCTACATGCGGCATCTTCCCCGTCGATGCAGAAACGCTGCGCTATCTCAAGCTCACCGGCCGCAGCGACGAGCAGATCGCTCTGGTCGAGGCCTACTACAAGGAACAAGAGCTCTTCCACACCGAGAGCTCGCCCGAAGCCGAATACACGCAGAGGCTCGAGCTGGATCTCGCCGCCGTTGAACCCAGCGTTGCAGGTCCAAAGCGTCCGCAGGATCGGGTGTTGTTGAAGGACGCTGCCGAGAGCTTTGCGAAGCAATTGCCATCCCTGCTCTCGCCGACCGCCAAGCCTCTCGGCACGCGCACCGCATCCATGTGGGAGTCGTCTGCAGTCAAAGACACCGCACTCGCTGTCGGTTCAGAGGACAACGAAGGCCCCGCTACTTCATCGGCAGCGACCAAGGCCGCTGGACAAGACAAGACGTTCAGATCTGGTCCAGTCACAACAACGGTTAAAGAGCGCTTCAATATCGATCCCGACAAGTATCTCGATCACGGTTCCGTGGTCATTGCGGCCATTACAAGTTGCACCAACACATCCAATCCGTCAGTGATGATGGCCGCCGGAATTCTCGCAAAAAAAGCCGTCGAGAAGGGCCTCACCGTTCCTCCGTGGGTTAAGACCTCGCTGGCTCCTGGTTCGCGCGTAGTCACCGACTACTACCAGAAATCTGGCCTCCTGCCGTACCTCGAAAAGCTCCGCTTCAACGTCGTGGGTTATGGATGCACTACCTGCATCGGTAACTCTGGCCCCCTGCCCGCAGACGTCTCCAAATCCATCGATGAGCACGGCCTGGTCGCGGTCAGCGTGCTCAGTGGCAACCGCAACTTCGAAGGTCGCGTAAATGTGGATGTGCGCGCGAACTACCTGATGAGTCCGCCATTGGTGGTCGCCTACGCCCTCGCCGGACGCATCGGACACAACTTCGATACCGAGCCTTTAGGAAAAGACAAAGCTGGGCAACCGGTCTATCTCAAAGACATCTGGCCATCGCAGCAGGAAGTTGCCGCAGCAATTGAAAAGGGCGTCAGCAGCGCCGGATTCCGCAACGAATATGCAACCGTAAGCGATGGCGACGCCAGCTGGCAGGGCCTCAGTTTTCCCACGGGCGACGTATACAAGTGGGAGCCCGACTCGACCTACATCCGCCAGGCGCCCTACTTCGACGGCATGAAGAAGCAGCCAGAACCCGTCACTGACATCCTCAATGCGCGCGTCCTCGCAGTGCTCGGCGATTCGGTAACTACCGATCACATCTCTCCGGCGGGATCCATCAAGGCCAACGGCCCGGCAGGGAAGTATCTCGCCGAGCACGGTGTCAAACCCGCCGATTTCAACTCCTACGGATCCCGCCGCGGCAATCACGAAGTAATGGTCCGCGGGACATTTGCGAATGTGCGCCTGCGCAACAAGCTCGCGCCCGGAACTGAAGGCGGCGTAACGCGTCTTTTGCCTGAAGGCGAGCAGATGTCCATCTTCGACGCCAGCGTGAAGTATGCAGAACGCAAAACCCCGCTGGTCATCCTCGCCGGCAAGGAATACGGCTCAGGCTCATCGCGCGACTGGGCCGCCAAGGGTCCGAACCTCCTCGGCGTGCGCGCCGTCATTGCCGAGAGCTTCGAGCGCATTCACCGTTCAAACCTCGTCGGCATGGGCATCTTGCCTCTGCAATTCGAAGAAGGCCAGAATGTTGAATCGCTGAATCTCACCGGTGAAGAAGTCTACGACTTCGCAGGCCTGACAACTCTTCTCAAGTCGAAGTTCGCCAATGGCCATACGCTGAAGGTGAAAGCAAAAGGCGCAGATGGAAGCGTGAAAGCGTTCGACGCCAGGGTCCGCATTGATACTCCGCAAGAGATCGAGTACTACGAACACGGCGGGATTCTGCTGTATGTGCTTCGTCAACTGGCCACAAAATAA
- a CDS encoding alpha/beta hydrolase family protein produces MKMLRTIAPALSLLLLVSVTSCRKNPPARPDQPFVAPNVSMQDITFHSPALNRDMPYRVFLPVHIEQGEKLPVVYLLHGGNGGFRDWSNNSQVSRYAAQGLILVMPEGAFSYYMNAAGKTEDRYEDYAFTDLISDVESRFPAANTRDKRAIIGISMGGFAAIKIAFTRPELFGFVAAFSPSIDILHRRYNMKRTGEWWRIRTIFGPWGSDARTARDPLGLVKKAEPSKTPYIYLTVGENEPLRDPNQRFAQQLRDSHFSFEFHIKPGGHDWGEWDSQIPGAFESLIKHSNICDSKPHS; encoded by the coding sequence ATGAAAATGCTGCGAACCATTGCGCCGGCGCTTTCGCTGCTTCTACTGGTTTCCGTCACGAGTTGTCGCAAAAACCCGCCCGCGCGTCCAGACCAGCCTTTCGTTGCTCCGAACGTCTCGATGCAAGACATCACATTTCATTCGCCTGCGCTGAATCGCGACATGCCCTACCGCGTATTTTTGCCCGTGCATATCGAGCAAGGAGAAAAGCTTCCCGTTGTCTATTTGCTTCATGGTGGGAACGGAGGATTTCGAGACTGGTCAAACAATTCCCAAGTATCTAGATACGCGGCGCAGGGCCTGATCCTGGTGATGCCGGAAGGTGCGTTTTCGTATTACATGAATGCGGCCGGGAAGACGGAAGACCGGTACGAGGACTACGCCTTCACCGATCTCATTTCTGACGTCGAATCTCGATTCCCAGCGGCGAATACCAGGGATAAGAGAGCAATCATTGGCATTTCCATGGGTGGTTTTGCGGCTATCAAGATCGCGTTCACGCGGCCCGAGCTGTTTGGATTTGTCGCTGCGTTTAGTCCGTCGATCGACATTCTTCATCGACGTTACAACATGAAGAGAACAGGAGAGTGGTGGAGGATTCGCACTATCTTCGGGCCTTGGGGGAGCGATGCAAGGACTGCCCGCGACCCGCTCGGACTTGTCAAAAAGGCAGAACCTTCGAAAACCCCATACATTTACCTGACCGTCGGAGAGAATGAGCCGCTGCGTGATCCGAACCAGCGATTTGCCCAGCAACTGAGAGATTCACATTTCAGCTTTGAATTTCACATCAAGCCGGGCGGTCACGATTGGGGTGAGTGGGATTCCCAAATTCCGGGGGCCTTTGAAAGCCTCATCAAGCACTCGAATATTTGCGACTCGAAACCGCATTCCTGA
- a CDS encoding alpha/beta fold hydrolase — protein sequence MFMRGAQFFLLGLLCLVTTTYGQPAPTSAATTTPSTKWSTQDGNVSLPNFRFGTGETLPELKLHYLTLGTAHRNAAGHVDNAVLLLHGTGGNAHSLLNPVFSDVLFVPGGILDIQKYFIILPDDIGHGQSSKPSDGMRMHFPAYDYDDMVRSQRMMLDQMKVDHLRLILGTSMGCMQTFVWGETYPGFADALAPFACLPVQIAGRNRMMRYMSIQGIKFDPAWKNGDYTTEPAEGLRLANTLILVMGSAPLVMQKQAPTREAAEQYVDRYWARPAPDANDMIYYLNASWNYDPSPRLESITDPVLWINSADDYINPPELGIAEKMVKRMPHARFILIPISDATRGHGTHTAAAVWKDYLAEFMRQTEPKP from the coding sequence ATGTTTATGCGAGGAGCCCAGTTCTTCCTGCTCGGACTTCTATGCTTGGTGACTACTACTTATGGACAACCCGCGCCAACGTCGGCTGCGACTACCACACCGAGCACCAAATGGAGTACCCAAGATGGGAACGTCAGTTTGCCGAACTTCCGCTTTGGCACGGGTGAGACGCTGCCGGAACTGAAGCTGCACTACCTTACCCTGGGAACGGCGCATCGCAACGCTGCGGGTCATGTGGATAATGCAGTGCTGTTGCTGCACGGAACGGGCGGCAATGCGCACTCGCTGCTGAATCCGGTTTTCTCGGATGTATTGTTTGTGCCGGGTGGCATTCTCGATATCCAGAAGTACTTCATCATTCTGCCGGACGACATCGGGCACGGACAGAGTTCAAAGCCGTCGGACGGGATGCGCATGCACTTCCCTGCTTACGACTACGACGACATGGTGCGCAGTCAACGGATGATGCTCGACCAGATGAAGGTCGACCATCTGCGGTTGATTCTGGGAACGTCGATGGGGTGCATGCAGACGTTTGTGTGGGGTGAGACGTATCCGGGATTTGCGGATGCGCTGGCGCCGTTTGCGTGCCTGCCGGTGCAGATTGCAGGCCGCAACCGGATGATGCGCTACATGAGCATCCAGGGCATCAAGTTCGATCCAGCGTGGAAGAACGGTGACTACACTACCGAACCTGCGGAGGGATTGCGGCTGGCCAATACGCTGATTCTCGTGATGGGTTCCGCTCCGCTCGTCATGCAGAAACAGGCGCCTACGCGGGAGGCCGCTGAACAATATGTCGATCGCTATTGGGCGCGGCCTGCGCCGGACGCGAATGACATGATCTATTACCTCAACGCGAGTTGGAATTATGATCCGAGTCCGCGGCTGGAGAGCATCACCGATCCGGTGCTGTGGATCAACTCCGCTGATGATTACATCAATCCTCCGGAGCTTGGCATTGCAGAGAAAATGGTGAAGCGCATGCCGCATGCGCGGTTCATACTCATCCCGATTTCGGACGCAACACGCGGACACGGCACGCATACTGCGGCTGCGGTCTGGAAGGATTACCTGGCGGAGTTCATGCGGCAGACCGAGCCGAAGCCATAG
- the pyk gene encoding pyruvate kinase, producing the protein MPFVDTNLNANPIQRRAKIVATLGPASNTEPVFRDLVRAGIDVVRLNFSHGTHEEKLALIQMIRKVSREEHKPLCILGDLQGPKIRTSKLKDHQSVLLKAGQRLTITPREVPGTASLVGTTFKTLAENVEQGSRILLSDGLIELRVHEVIGADVVCEIINGGMLGENKGINLPGIPVRVPSLTEKDSQDLEFALKNGVDAIAVSFVRTAEDVRLVRNRVSAYGGETWIIAKLEKPQAIEHLDSILQAADGIMVARGDLGVEVPPEKVPAIQKHIIRRASEYFKPVITATQMLESMIENPRPTRAEVSDVANAIYDGTDAVMLSGESAVGKYPVETVAMMGRIISEAERHIKEDHLNAPRVSMTRLSIAETICEATAHAADDLDLRGIALFTESGATARQLSKYHPTAPIFALSPIDLTINRLNLLWGTTPVRCPKVNSTEALVDVAESLLEQHGYVRNREVIAIVAGTRTKSGSTNFLRLHVLGEHNQEGVRFFAPHEDEVTPAPDAAHAPPAAKAKRAAKTVKGVAKHR; encoded by the coding sequence ATGCCGTTCGTTGACACGAACCTGAACGCAAACCCTATCCAGCGCCGCGCGAAGATCGTCGCCACACTCGGTCCTGCTTCTAACACCGAGCCTGTTTTTCGCGATCTGGTGCGCGCCGGAATCGATGTCGTGCGCCTTAATTTTTCTCACGGCACCCATGAAGAGAAGCTTGCCCTCATACAAATGATTCGCAAGGTCAGCCGCGAAGAACACAAACCCCTCTGCATCCTTGGCGACTTGCAAGGCCCCAAGATTCGCACTTCAAAGCTGAAGGATCACCAGTCAGTTCTTTTGAAAGCGGGCCAACGGCTTACCATCACTCCCCGCGAAGTTCCCGGCACGGCATCGCTAGTGGGAACAACCTTCAAGACGCTTGCTGAAAACGTTGAACAGGGCTCGCGGATTCTGCTCTCTGACGGCTTGATTGAGCTCAGAGTTCACGAGGTGATCGGCGCCGATGTGGTATGCGAGATCATCAACGGCGGAATGCTGGGTGAGAACAAAGGCATCAATCTGCCCGGTATTCCCGTGCGCGTGCCGTCGCTCACAGAAAAAGATTCGCAGGACCTCGAGTTCGCTCTAAAGAATGGCGTCGATGCGATCGCTGTGTCGTTCGTGCGCACTGCGGAAGATGTCCGGCTGGTGCGCAATCGTGTGTCAGCGTATGGCGGCGAAACGTGGATCATTGCAAAGCTTGAGAAACCCCAAGCCATCGAGCATCTGGACAGTATTCTGCAGGCAGCTGACGGCATCATGGTGGCACGCGGAGACCTGGGCGTCGAGGTTCCTCCGGAAAAAGTCCCGGCGATTCAGAAGCACATCATTCGCAGGGCATCGGAGTATTTCAAGCCGGTGATCACGGCGACGCAGATGCTGGAGTCGATGATTGAAAATCCGCGGCCGACACGCGCTGAAGTTTCTGACGTGGCCAACGCGATCTACGACGGAACAGATGCCGTAATGCTCTCAGGCGAATCGGCCGTGGGCAAGTATCCCGTGGAGACCGTTGCCATGATGGGACGCATCATCAGCGAAGCGGAGCGCCACATCAAGGAAGATCACCTTAACGCACCGCGGGTTTCGATGACGCGGCTTTCGATTGCTGAGACGATCTGCGAAGCAACCGCGCATGCCGCGGACGATCTTGATCTGCGTGGTATCGCGCTGTTCACGGAATCGGGCGCTACGGCCCGCCAGTTGTCGAAGTATCATCCGACGGCCCCGATCTTTGCGTTGAGTCCGATCGATCTCACCATCAATCGCTTGAACCTGCTGTGGGGAACTACGCCGGTTCGTTGTCCCAAGGTGAACTCGACGGAAGCGCTGGTGGATGTTGCTGAAAGCCTTCTGGAGCAACATGGCTACGTGCGCAATCGCGAAGTGATTGCGATCGTCGCCGGGACGCGCACCAAGTCAGGCTCGACCAACTTCCTGCGGCTTCACGTTCTGGGTGAGCACAACCAGGAGGGAGTCCGCTTTTTTGCACCCCACGAAGACGAAGTTACGCCAGCACCTGATGCGGCGCATGCTCCACCGGCGGCGAAGGCGAAACGCGCCGCAAAGACTGTAAAAGGTGTCGCGAAGCACCGGTAG
- a CDS encoding YihY/virulence factor BrkB family protein — MRRTLRHFRKSVFLALEHDVLNTAKAAAYSGMLMFFPAFIVLTALIAKAPEGPTVVGEIRWVSMQILPADTVRLMLSTMQARNAHPARLITSGLSLSVFAGLGLMLTLMEGFRRAYRLPRNEWGFWERRLRALFLVFIVLVPLALATLLLVFGRAIELWMVVKSGHELRHVVLFLWRMARWTLALATSLAVLGALYHFGTKRGEHWLRVMPGAVAASAVWFPATLAFGWYVTRIADYTIFYGSFGAGIATLVWLYITSFSALLGAELNGVLFRERNNRL; from the coding sequence ATGCGACGAACCCTTCGCCATTTTCGTAAGTCAGTTTTTCTGGCCCTCGAACACGACGTGCTCAACACGGCTAAAGCAGCCGCCTATTCGGGCATGTTGATGTTTTTCCCTGCATTCATCGTTCTCACCGCGCTGATCGCGAAGGCTCCGGAGGGTCCGACCGTTGTGGGCGAGATTCGCTGGGTTTCCATGCAGATTCTTCCCGCAGACACCGTGCGCCTGATGCTTTCAACGATGCAGGCACGTAATGCTCATCCTGCCCGGTTGATCACTTCTGGATTATCGCTGAGCGTCTTCGCTGGACTGGGGCTGATGCTGACGCTGATGGAGGGCTTTCGGAGGGCCTATCGGCTTCCACGCAACGAATGGGGTTTCTGGGAACGACGTCTTCGCGCGCTGTTCCTGGTTTTCATTGTGCTGGTGCCGCTGGCGCTGGCTACGCTGCTACTGGTCTTCGGTCGCGCAATCGAATTGTGGATGGTAGTTAAGTCTGGCCATGAGTTGCGTCACGTGGTGCTGTTTTTGTGGCGGATGGCGCGCTGGACACTGGCGCTGGCTACCAGTCTCGCAGTGCTGGGAGCGCTCTATCACTTTGGGACCAAACGTGGAGAACACTGGCTTCGCGTGATGCCGGGCGCAGTTGCTGCCAGCGCAGTGTGGTTTCCGGCGACCCTGGCGTTTGGCTGGTACGTCACCCGCATCGCGGACTATACCATTTTTTATGGCTCTTTCGGAGCGGGCATCGCCACCTTGGTGTGGCTGTACATCACGTCATTCAGTGCGCTGCTGGGAGCGGAACTGAACGGGGTTCTATTTCGCGAACGCAACAATCGACTTTGA